The genomic window CGGCTGGACGGCTGGGTGGCGAAATGCATCGACTTCGCGCGCAACCGCGTCAACTACCACATGCTGCAGGAACTGCCGCGCCGGCTCCGCGAACATGCCGTCAAAGCGCAGCAGACGGCGCAGTTGGAGTCCCAGGCGTTGCAGACAATGGAGAAACAGGCTGCCGAAGCCGCCGGTATTTCTTCATTGCAGGCCGGCTTGCAGGATATTGAAAAGCAGATCAAGCAGCACGATGTCGAAATGGAAGCCGAAGTGGCCCGGAATCGGCGGCTTCTCCAGGATCTCAACGCCCTCAATACGGCAACGGACCCCGTGTCGAAACAGGTCCTCGAACTGCAGGTGGCCGCCCTGCAGCGGGAGGAGCTCTCCAAGCTCCTGCTGGAAGCCCGCAGCTCCCCCCGGCAGGAAGACGATACCATCGTCGCTCGATTGCAGCAGATCCGGCAGGAGCAACACCGGATCAACTCGGAAATCCAGTCCCTCAATACCTATCTGCAGCAGCAGGAAAGGAATCTGGGAGAATTGGAGGAACTGCGGCGTCGGTACCGCGACAACGGCTACGACGCCTACGATTCACACTTCCCCGGCAGCTTCTCCCTGGGCGTCCTGCTGGGACAGATGCTGCAGGGTCTCATGAACTCCGACACGGTCTGGGGGGAAGTCGGTCGCCACCATCAAGGGGGGCGGCCCGGAGGCGGCTGGGATGATTTTGGAGGCGGTCCGGGAGGGTTCGACGACGCACCGGGAGACTTCGGCGGCGGCGGCGACTTCCGCACCGGCGGCGGTTTTTAGGCTCGGTTCCATGGGATCTGCAAGGCGGAGATGCCCCCACCGCGGGCCCCATCGCCATTCTTCGGAACCCCGGTGGCGGAACACCCTCTGCACAGCCTATTCGGAATGCTTGTCGCCCCGCGCGGGCCTGGCCGGCGCAGCCTCGCGCGACCAACTGCGGACATGCAGGTCGCGCTGAGGAAATGGAATCTCGACGCCCTGAGCCTGGAACACCTCGAAAATGGCGCTGTTCAGCTCATGAGTGGCGGGAATCCGGCTGCCCGGCGTGGCCAGGTAAACCCAAATATTGAAATTCAGCGAGCTGTCGCCATAAGCTTCGAAGAAGATCTGGGGAGGCGGGTCATCCAGGACCCGCGGGTTGGCGCGACAGATTTCTTCAAGGATCCGCGTGACCTTGAACGGGTCCGAGCTGTAGGACACCCCGACTTTGAGCGTGAGGCGATTGATCCCCCATCCCCCGTAAGTCCAGTTGATTATCTTGCCGGAGATCAGCTCCGAGTTGGGAATGATCAGGAAGTACCGGTCGAAAGTCTGGAAGATCGTGCTTCGCACCCGGATCTCTTTGACCGTCCCCCAGTGGCCGTCAATGACCAGCATATCCCCGACTTTGACGGGACGTTCGAACAGGAGGATCAAACCGCTCAGAAAATTGCTGACGATGTTCTGAAGACCAAAGCCGATCCCCACGCCCAGGCCGCCCGCAACCAGGGCCAGATTGGTGAGGGATATGCCCAGGGTGTTCAGCGCGATCAATGCCGTGAGGACCAGGATCACATAATGCATGCTCGTGGATACGGTGTATTTGATACCGGAATCCCAGTCCTTTGCGGGAAAGAATTTGAGCTCCATGAAAGCGCGCAGCACGCGGGAGAGCCGGAACCCCAGGAAAATGACCAAAGCGGTGAGCCCGATGGAGACAGGGGTCAGTCGAACGGGGCCGACGGATGGACCCCAGCCGAGCCACCTGAAGGCCCAGCCCAGTCGGTCCGCGGGAACACCCCAGGCATTGAGGGCCACCAGCAGCGCCACGCACGCCAAAAGCACCCTTACCGCCCGAGTCAGGAACCGGTAGGAATTCAGGAACAGCTGATCTCGCCGCGGGAATCGTCGGGCCAACAGCCCCATTTTTGGATGGAGCGTCAAGCGCAGGATGGTGTGCGCGCCTTCTCCAAGAATCCATGCCAGGGCGAGCACCACGACGGTGAAATAGGCCCCTTGGGCTGCGTATTCGAAGAGGAATTTCATCCCCAGCAAACCTGCAACCACCACGAAAGCGAACACCAGAAACGCCGCGACCCTCAGAGCCCGCAGGAATCCCTTGTTCTTCACGAAAGCCGGTACGGGCAGAACCGAAAGGAAGGGATCGAAATGATTCGGCCTCATGAGCCACAGTGCCCAGCCCAACAGCACGACCTGGACGAGGCTCCGCAGACTGTTGGCGCCTTCGGGCGTGAACCCCAGGATTTCCGAGTTGGGTAGAATGGAGATGTGCAGGAGAACGGCGAAGATGGCCATGAACGATAAGTGCCGTCGGAAAAACCGGGCCAAATCCCCGGGCACGGGCAGGACTCCGCCTGCTTCCTCGCCGGCCAGACATTGATGGAGCACGTTCAAAACGATGCGCAACGCCACCAGGCTCGCCGCCAGGGACCAGACCAGCCAGGCCACCTTGTGCGAAAGGATCCCCAGCGACCAGAACGCCACGTAGAGCCAGATGACGAAACCGAGGGAGAAGAGACGCTTCAAGGAAACCGACACTATGGTCAGGAGCACTCTCAGGCCAAGCTCCGTCAAGCGTTCCTCCCAACCGACCAGCCTGAGCAGCGCCGGTTTCTTCAAGCGGACCGTCGCCGCGCTCAGCAATACCAGGAAGAGAAACAGCCCGGTGAGATTGGTCCAGTTCTCCTGAACGAACGAGAACAACACTCCGGAGCGGCCCATCTCCACCAGCCAGGCATAAGCCTTGCCGGGCAGGGCCGCCAGAGTGAGCGCAATCTGCCCGATTTCCAGCAGCCGGTGCTGAAAGGTTTGACGCTTGAGCAGTTCCCCTTTGAGAGCTTTTTGGAGGTAGTCCTGCTCCAGTTTCGTCCTGGTTTCGGCGAGCAGCGTCATGGAGCTCTGCAGATTCTCGACGCTTTTCCCCACGATTCCCTGATGGGCTTTTGCCGCCTTGTCATATTCCTGGCCGAGCTGCCGATATGCGCGGTAAATCTTCTCCAGTTCCTTGGATTTGCGCAGAGGATGATCGGTTTTGGCCAACTCGGCCATCAACGCTTCCACCGACAGTAGAGCGGCGGCATGCTCCTCGATCTTCTGCCGCAAGGCATCCTCTTCACCCGCAAGTCCTTTCAAACGGGCGCCGGTTTGCTCCTCGTGCCCAATCAGAGCCTTCAGCGCTTCCCGGGCCTTGGCCAGGGTCAGATCGTTCACCGCCATGGAGGCATTCAACGCCGCGATCCAGGCCTGCAGCTCCTCTTTCTCCTTGACGAGGCCCTCGAGCATCTGTTTGGCCGGCTCTTGCTGCTGCCGCAGGGCGGTGATGCTGTTTTGGAGTTTGGAGGCGCCTTCCGCCAGAATATCCGGCAACTTCTCAGGACTTGTGGCCGATGTCCCGGTCCTCGCGCTTGGCTCATCGGGTTTTTCCCCGGCCTGCAGACCCGTCGTCAGGGCGAGTACAAGAATGAAGGCCGGCACCACCGGCAGAAAGCCGTAACGACCTGATTTGCGCATGCGTTGTCTCCAATGGCTCGGTTATTGGATTGCGTTCCGCCATGCCGTTATGCCCGATTCCCGTTCCCGGCAGGCAAAACGCCCTCCTTCCGGCGCGGGCCAATCGCCCGGCAACCAACGGCGGCCGAAAAAAGTCTTTTGCAGGCACACCGTCTGTTCTTCTAACCCAACAGCCGCGCCGTGTGAATACATGCAAAACCCTATTTGGCAATATGAAGAGCTGTAAAGGACCAAAAACCGTCTCATGAGCGGCTTTCGACCGCCCTTTCAGGCGGCGCGGCGGATTCAGTCCCGTCCGTTTGCGCGGGAGGGCTACCGCCGGCTCCGATCCGCTGAGGAACGGTCGTCAGAATTGAAACCATTTCCGTGAACCACGTGCATCCCCCCTTCCTCCCCCTTTTCAAGGCGGTCCCGGATGCGCGGTGCCCCCCCGGCGGGATATTATCGCATTTGCTTTTCCGGCGAAAAAAGATATCTTACGAGTACAATCATACATTCAATCAGAACCACAATGCTGAGCCGGTCATCAACGTTCAGATTCCCCTTCCGGATGACTTCCGTCTCGATTGCAGCCATGCCGCCCCGTCATCTGAGAGGAGGTGATATCCTCTTGCGGTGAGGTTTCCCGGAACGCCCTCCGGGATCGTCCCGCTGTATCGACAGCCGGCTGAAAAGGACGAGGGAACCCCTCTTCGTCATTCCCGCGCACCGCCATGGGCCGGGTGTTTGATATGTAGCACGATCATCATCGACGTCATTCCTGCAAAAGCAGGCACCCAGAAGAACAGCCCGGCCTCCGGTTCCTGCCGGTGTGATGTTCCGGGCACGTCCTTTCACACCCTCTCAAGAGGGATAACTTGAAAGGAAGACGGTCATGAAAACAGTTCAAAGGATCGCCAGGCTGGTGCTTGTCCTGTTGCTCCTTGGGCCGACGATCGTTGCCGCCGGGAATTCCCGGGTGTTCATCTTCACTCAAAACAGCGGCATCACGATCGACATTCTCTCCGAGAATGACTTTGCGGCACAATTCGGTGAAAACGCCGATATTCCGCGGACGGACGACGACGTCATCGCGCTTGCCCGGGAGCTCTACCCTCCCCTCGGCGTGGAACGCCCGGACGAAACGGAGGAGGCACGGGTTGAGAGCGCGAATCAGTTCCGGTGTGGAGAATATGAAGTCGGCCTGCTCTTTGCCGCTCTGCGGAACCCTCAGATCTCGGACGACACCCGGACCGCCGTCGATCACATCATCGCCCAAAGCAAACCCCCTTTGCCAAAGACATACAAGAGCAAGCACTTCAATTTTAGATATACGGACAACGATGCCGATTCAAAAAACAACGTGACACTCGCTCACATACAAGCAACCGCACAGTTTCTCGAATCTTATTGGAACAAGTACTCGACAAATTTCACAACTCCAAAGTATTATCTATCAGGAAACCGGAAAGTCATTGATATAGAAGTCTACTATTTGCTTAAGAAAAGCGGATGGACATCTTCTTTTGAGAACAGTATTACATTATGCTCCACCTGGGTTCGTAATGACTGTCGTAGAAGAGTAGTATCAGCTCACGAGCTTTTCCATAGAGTTCAATATAGTTATGGCTATATCAGCGGAACCGCCATGATGAGATGGATGACGGAAGGCACCGCAGCATGGATTCACAAATATACAAACAATAATATTGCAGATTATATTTTCTATATGAATGAAGGTTTGACAAAACCCGAAAAGGGCCTGATCAAAGAAAGGGCCGTGGATGCCGCCCACTTTTGGGTGAAGCTCACGGAAACCGCGCCTTCCGGCTGGGAAATCATCAAAGACGTTTGGACCAGGTACAAGGCGAATGGACACAAAGGCAAGGCCGCGGTGGATTCGGCCATCAGGAGCGATCTCGGCTACAGGTTCGACAATTTCGTGACCCTCTGGAACAACACAAACTTCATAAAAGATCTCGCCAATTCCAGCCGGACTTACGACTACACTGAAGACGAGAGGATCGTGAATGCATGCGGCCTGACGTTCGGCCCTCTCAGTCATGTTCCCATTGCAAGGACCGCCTTTGTGGTCAAGGATGCGGATACGGCGATAGACGACAGTGTCAAACCCTACGGCACCAAATACTTCAAATTCGAGCTGGAAGATGACCTTACCTGCCTCACCATAGGTTTTGACGCGCCCAAGGGCACTTTCTCATACAGCTTCATCGGGTTGCAGAACGGCAAGTGGATGAAGATAGCCAGCGGCACCAAGACCCATTACTCCTACGGAAGAATTCCGCTTCAAGGTCCCAACCGATGGACCACGGTGGTGGCGGTTGTTGGAGGCACCCGCGAGGGCGGAGCATTCAAGGTGTGGGCGGATGCCCGCTGCATCAAGGGAAACTGGACGGGAACCACGAGCACCTATTGCTACGGCGAATACTTCCGCTTCAATCAACTGGGAACCTCGTTGACAGGACTCATGATCTGCTACGACATGAGCTGGATCGCGCCGTGGTGCAGAGTAAAGGGCACCATCGACGGTCTGAAGGTAACGCTCACCCGCTTTGACTGTAACAGATGGAGAACATGCGAGGAGGATTGTTCGGGAAACTACGTCGGTACGATCAACAGCACACGCGATTGCGTTTCTGGAACATACGCACACGAAAACGGCACGGTTGACCAGTGGATCATGGTGAAAGGCGCTGTGGACCCATCGCTCATCCCCGATGAGTGTCCGCCGTAAACTCGGGTTCCCGAAGGTGAAGGAATTCTCAGGGGCATCGTTGCCGATGCCCGCCTTTGAATCCGAACGGCGGAGGGATTCGGGGTGCGCAGGCACGGGGCTCGCCTTGCCCGGCATTGGCGAGCCCCGTATCACGGAGTGATTCATCAAGGGAATGAGTGCGGTTGAAGGTCTGATCCCGGGCTGAATACGGCTTCGGTTTATCCCACCCGCCAGCGCGTTCCGGCGGGAGAATCTTCCAGCTGGATGCCCTTTTTCTCGATCTCTTCACGAAGCCGGTCGGCTTCCGCGAAATTCTTGTCCTGCCTCGCCTGCCTGCGCAACTCGATGCAGCGCTCGACCTCCGCTTCCGTGAGGCCGGTGGACTTGATCTTGAGGCTTCTTTGCTCGGCCTGGAAGGCCTCAGGCTCCCGGGTCAACAGCCCGAGCACCAGGGCGTGGTCCCGGATGGCGTCCGCCCCGGCGCGCGCCAGTGCCGATGCGGGCCCCTTGAGCTGCTTGCGGCCGAACTTGTCGAGGAATCGCTGCAGGTGACGTTGCAGGGAAAACAGGTTTCCCAGCGCCTGCGCGGTATTGAAATCGTTGTCCATGGCTTCCCGGAAGGCTCCCGAAAGCGCCGCGATCTGATCGAAGAGTTCCGGGTCCTGCCCGCGCAGGGCCTTCTCCTGGAACGCTTCCTCCACTCCGGCGGCCGCCCGTTCCTTTACCGCCCCGAGAGTGCCGTACAGCCGTTCCAACCCCTTCTCGGCCTCGCCGATCGTTTCATCGGAGAAATCCACAGGACTCCGGTAGTGCTTGCTCAATACGAAGAAGCGTACCGTTTCCGGGTGGACCTTCTGCAGGACGTCCCTGATGGTCAGAAAATTGCCCAGGGACTTGGACATCTTTTCATTGTTGATGTTCACGAAGCCGTTGTGAAGCCAGTAGCGCACGAAGGGCATGCCGAAAGCGGCCTCGCTCTGGGCGATCTCGTTTTCGTGATGCGGAAAGATCAAGTCCTTTCCGCCTCCATGGATGTCGAAGGTCTTTCCCAGAAAACGGCTGCCCATGGCCGAGCATTCGATGTGCCAGCCCGGCCGTCCCGGTCCCCATGGACTGTCCCAGCTCGGCTCCCCGGGCTTGCTCCCCTTCCAGAGCACGAAGTCCAGGGGATTGCGCTTCCTGGCGTCTACCTCGACCCTCGCACCCGCAAGCATGTCTTCGATCTGCCGCCCCGAAAGCTTCCCGTAGCCGGGAAATTTCTCGATCTCGAAGAACACGTCCGCACCGGCCTGGTAAGCAATCCCCTTATCCATGAGCACCCGGATGATCTCGATCATGCCGGGGACGTTTTCCGTGGCCAGCGGTTCGAGGTCCGGGCGCAGCACCCCAAGCGCATCCATGTCTTCGTAGAAAGCGGCGATGTAGCGTTGCGCAATGCTCCTGCAGTCGGTACCCGCGTCATTGGCGCGGCGAATGATCTTGTCGTCCACGTCGGTGAAGTTCCGAACGTAGGTGACTTCAAACCCCAGGAACCTGAGGTAACGATATATGACATCGAAAACGATGGCGG from Syntrophobacter fumaroxidans MPOB includes these protein-coding regions:
- the cysS gene encoding cysteine--tRNA ligase, producing MVLHVYNTLTKSKEEFIPLEPGKVKFYVCGVTVYDLSHIGHARSAIVFDVIYRYLRFLGFEVTYVRNFTDVDDKIIRRANDAGTDCRSIAQRYIAAFYEDMDALGVLRPDLEPLATENVPGMIEIIRVLMDKGIAYQAGADVFFEIEKFPGYGKLSGRQIEDMLAGARVEVDARKRNPLDFVLWKGSKPGEPSWDSPWGPGRPGWHIECSAMGSRFLGKTFDIHGGGKDLIFPHHENEIAQSEAAFGMPFVRYWLHNGFVNINNEKMSKSLGNFLTIRDVLQKVHPETVRFFVLSKHYRSPVDFSDETIGEAEKGLERLYGTLGAVKERAAAGVEEAFQEKALRGQDPELFDQIAALSGAFREAMDNDFNTAQALGNLFSLQRHLQRFLDKFGRKQLKGPASALARAGADAIRDHALVLGLLTREPEAFQAEQRSLKIKSTGLTEAEVERCIELRRQARQDKNFAEADRLREEIEKKGIQLEDSPAGTRWRVG
- a CDS encoding mechanosensitive ion channel domain-containing protein, whose protein sequence is MRKSGRYGFLPVVPAFILVLALTTGLQAGEKPDEPSARTGTSATSPEKLPDILAEGASKLQNSITALRQQQEPAKQMLEGLVKEKEELQAWIAALNASMAVNDLTLAKAREALKALIGHEEQTGARLKGLAGEEDALRQKIEEHAAALLSVEALMAELAKTDHPLRKSKELEKIYRAYRQLGQEYDKAAKAHQGIVGKSVENLQSSMTLLAETRTKLEQDYLQKALKGELLKRQTFQHRLLEIGQIALTLAALPGKAYAWLVEMGRSGVLFSFVQENWTNLTGLFLFLVLLSAATVRLKKPALLRLVGWEERLTELGLRVLLTIVSVSLKRLFSLGFVIWLYVAFWSLGILSHKVAWLVWSLAASLVALRIVLNVLHQCLAGEEAGGVLPVPGDLARFFRRHLSFMAIFAVLLHISILPNSEILGFTPEGANSLRSLVQVVLLGWALWLMRPNHFDPFLSVLPVPAFVKNKGFLRALRVAAFLVFAFVVVAGLLGMKFLFEYAAQGAYFTVVVLALAWILGEGAHTILRLTLHPKMGLLARRFPRRDQLFLNSYRFLTRAVRVLLACVALLVALNAWGVPADRLGWAFRWLGWGPSVGPVRLTPVSIGLTALVIFLGFRLSRVLRAFMELKFFPAKDWDSGIKYTVSTSMHYVILVLTALIALNTLGISLTNLALVAGGLGVGIGFGLQNIVSNFLSGLILLFERPVKVGDMLVIDGHWGTVKEIRVRSTIFQTFDRYFLIIPNSELISGKIINWTYGGWGINRLTLKVGVSYSSDPFKVTRILEEICRANPRVLDDPPPQIFFEAYGDSSLNFNIWVYLATPGSRIPATHELNSAIFEVFQAQGVEIPFPQRDLHVRSWSREAAPARPARGDKHSE